One segment of Coffea arabica cultivar ET-39 chromosome 7c, Coffea Arabica ET-39 HiFi, whole genome shotgun sequence DNA contains the following:
- the LOC113698987 gene encoding bZIP transcription factor 44 yields MPCTSGNSSGASQIQNSGSDEDPQQITDLRKRKRMISNRESARRSRMKKQKHLDDMMAQVNQLKNENNQILTNINLTNQLYLNVESENSVLRAQLAELSHRLQSLNDIINCLNATTNSPVLETQDSAFDYQMMSAFDHDFFNPWNLLTVNQPIMASPDVLMY; encoded by the coding sequence ATGCCTTGTACCAGCGGAAATTCATCAGGGGCAAGCCAGATTCAGAATTCGGGGTCCGATGAAGATCCCCAACAAATTACGGACCTAAGAAAACGCAAAAGAATGATATCCAACCGGGAATCTGCTAGGCGATCAAGGATGAAGAAACAGAAGCACTTGGATGATATGATGGCCCAGGTGAATCAGCTGAAGAACGAGAATAATCAAATTCTCACCAATATCAACCTTACAAATCAGCTTTATCTGAACGTTGAATCTGAAAATTCTGTCCTAAGAGCTCAGCTGGCTGAACTCAGCCACAGGCTACAGTCCCTCAATGATATCATTAACTGCTTGAATGCTACAACAAATTCACCGGTTCTTGAAACACAGGACTCTGCTTTTGATTATCAGATGATGAGTGCTTTTGATCATGATTTCTTCAACCCCTGGAATTTACTCACCGTAAACCAGCCCATCATGGCTTCTCCAGATGTTCTCATGTACTGA